One stretch of Streptomyces agglomeratus DNA includes these proteins:
- a CDS encoding LLM class flavin-dependent oxidoreductase: MRVGTFVLAAQFPGQGQGEALHRAVRSAEVAEEAGLDSVWLAEHHFVPYGVCPSAVTLAALLLGRTRRIRVGTAVSVLPTAHPVALGEQAALLHLTSGGRFTLGVGRGGPWVDLEVFGQGLAAYEHGFPESLDLLLRWLREPRVEARGERFDFREVAVVPRPDELLREGPEDRDGPEVVVACTSPKSVRMAAERGLPMLLGMHCGDEDKAEMVALWRRLALAAGHEPETVARAGHVSAGVAQIADSAADGTETLTKAMPGWLKQGLDAHVTVDGRHRAMRDPVAYTEMLCELHPVGPPRLAADRLAATAERTGITRFALLVEGSGDLAATEENVRRLGSEVLPLLS, encoded by the coding sequence ATGCGTGTCGGAACGTTTGTACTGGCGGCCCAATTCCCGGGCCAGGGCCAGGGGGAGGCGCTGCACCGGGCGGTGCGGTCGGCGGAGGTCGCCGAGGAGGCCGGACTGGACTCGGTGTGGCTCGCGGAGCACCACTTCGTACCGTACGGCGTGTGCCCCTCCGCGGTGACGCTCGCCGCGCTGCTGCTCGGGCGCACCCGGCGCATCCGGGTGGGCACGGCGGTCAGTGTCCTGCCGACGGCGCATCCGGTCGCCCTGGGCGAGCAGGCCGCGCTGCTGCACCTCACCTCGGGCGGGCGCTTCACGCTCGGCGTGGGGCGGGGCGGTCCGTGGGTGGACCTGGAGGTGTTCGGGCAGGGCCTCGCGGCGTACGAGCACGGCTTCCCGGAATCTCTGGATCTGCTGCTGCGCTGGCTGCGCGAACCGCGCGTCGAGGCGCGGGGCGAGCGGTTCGACTTCCGCGAAGTCGCCGTCGTACCACGGCCGGACGAACTGCTGCGCGAGGGGCCCGAGGACAGGGACGGCCCCGAGGTCGTGGTGGCGTGCACCTCACCGAAGAGCGTACGGATGGCCGCCGAGCGCGGGCTGCCGATGCTGCTCGGCATGCACTGCGGAGACGAGGACAAAGCGGAGATGGTCGCGCTGTGGCGCCGGCTCGCGCTCGCCGCCGGACATGAGCCGGAAACGGTCGCGCGGGCGGGTCATGTTTCGGCCGGAGTGGCTCAGATCGCGGACAGCGCGGCCGACGGCACGGAGACACTGACGAAGGCGATGCCCGGCTGGCTCAAGCAGGGGCTCGACGCGCACGTCACGGTCGACGGCCGGCACCGCGCGATGCGGGACCCGGTCGCGTACACGGAGATGCTGTGCGAACTGCATCCGGTGGGCCCGCCGCGGCTGGCCGCCGACCGGCTGGCGGCCACCGCGGAACGGACCGGGATCACGCGCTTCGCGCTGCTCGTCGAGGGGTCGGGCGACCTTGCGGCCACCGAGGAGAACGTACGGCGGCTGGGGTCCGAAGTGCTGCCCCTGCTGTCCTGA
- a CDS encoding ABC transporter ATP-binding protein — protein sequence MIEAVGLTKRYGAKTAVYNLSFQVRPGTVTGFLGPNGSGKSTTMRMILGLDEPTSGHVTIGGHPFRRLPNAPRQVGALLDAKAVHGGRSARSHLLSLAQLSGIPAQRVDEVLGVVGLQEVARRRSKGFSLGMGQRLGIAAALLGDPQVLLFDEPVNGLDPEGIHWVRNLMKTLAAEGRTVFVSSHLMSEMAVTADHLIVIGRGQLLSDMSVKDFISANSADFARVRTPQTEPQQREKLSSVLTEAGAHVMTEQDGALRVTGLPLPRISDLANDADVRLWELSPHQASLEEAYMRMTQGAVDYRSTADQLAGFQQPQQPGGYAEPVAQQGWYAPPPPQAGGQPPFAGAPLPGGPGYAVPGQAPGGPGYAASGQAPAPGHNPYATPAAPAAPPAPAAAPAPGVSAPAPDLTKRDSDSPEDAR from the coding sequence ATGATCGAGGCAGTCGGCCTGACGAAGCGCTACGGCGCCAAGACAGCCGTGTACAACCTTTCCTTCCAGGTTCGCCCGGGCACGGTGACGGGCTTCCTCGGCCCCAACGGTTCCGGCAAGTCCACGACGATGCGCATGATCCTGGGGCTCGACGAGCCCACCTCGGGTCATGTCACCATCGGCGGCCATCCCTTCCGCCGCCTCCCCAACGCCCCCCGGCAGGTCGGCGCCCTGCTCGACGCCAAGGCCGTGCACGGCGGCCGCAGCGCCCGCAGCCACCTCCTGTCGCTGGCGCAGCTCTCCGGCATCCCCGCCCAGCGGGTCGACGAGGTACTCGGCGTCGTGGGCCTCCAGGAGGTCGCCAGGCGGCGCTCCAAGGGCTTCTCGCTCGGCATGGGGCAGCGCCTGGGCATCGCGGCGGCGCTCCTCGGCGATCCGCAGGTACTGCTCTTCGACGAGCCGGTCAACGGTCTCGACCCCGAGGGCATCCACTGGGTCCGCAATCTCATGAAGACGCTGGCCGCCGAGGGCCGTACGGTCTTCGTCTCCAGCCACCTCATGAGCGAGATGGCGGTCACCGCCGACCACCTGATCGTGATCGGGCGCGGGCAGCTGCTCTCCGACATGAGCGTCAAGGACTTCATCTCCGCCAACTCCGCCGACTTCGCCCGGGTGCGTACGCCGCAGACCGAGCCGCAGCAGCGCGAGAAGCTGTCCTCGGTACTGACCGAGGCCGGGGCGCACGTCATGACCGAGCAGGACGGGGCGCTGCGCGTCACCGGGCTGCCGCTGCCGCGGATCAGCGACCTCGCGAACGACGCCGACGTACGGCTGTGGGAACTCTCGCCGCACCAGGCGTCGCTGGAAGAGGCGTACATGCGGATGACCCAGGGCGCGGTGGACTACCGGTCGACCGCCGACCAGCTGGCCGGTTTCCAGCAGCCGCAGCAGCCCGGTGGTTACGCCGAGCCCGTAGCCCAGCAGGGCTGGTACGCCCCGCCGCCGCCCCAGGCGGGCGGGCAGCCGCCCTTCGCGGGCGCCCCGCTGCCGGGCGGCCCCGGCTACGCGGTCCCGGGCCAGGCACCGGGCGGCCCCGGTTACGCGGCCTCCGGCCAGGCCCCCGCGCCGGGCCACAACCCGTACGCGACGCCGGCCGCCCCGGCGGCGCCTCCGGCTCCCGCCGCCGCCCCCGCGCCCGGCGTGAGCGCGCCCGCCCCCGACCTGACCAAGCGCGACAGCGACAGCCCCGAGGACGCCCGATGA
- a CDS encoding ABC transporter permease subunit produces MTTPYQQQAPQQAPRPYAPQGVAPYVSPIPVRRATLGDALASEWTKIRSVRSTMWTLGVMIVLIVGVGLLGAVAVGSSGADLGETPVLSLGFFGVLLGAIPVITLGVMTVASEYGTGMIRTTLTACPSRSRVLTAKAIVFFLLAFAITLVTTAAVGALHTAMLDGSEPTGTAWLRATVGVSLYVATLGLLSLAIGSLIRHSAGAITIMIGLVLLPLVLAMFMFSETLADLQQALFEYSIPNQLSVFYDASVTTSGPSGWEPLWILLGVTAAALGGAFLALEKRDV; encoded by the coding sequence ATGACGACCCCGTACCAGCAGCAGGCCCCTCAGCAGGCCCCCCGGCCGTACGCACCGCAGGGCGTCGCGCCGTACGTCTCCCCCATCCCGGTGCGCAGGGCGACCCTGGGGGACGCCCTCGCCTCCGAGTGGACGAAGATCCGGTCGGTGCGCTCCACGATGTGGACGCTCGGCGTGATGATCGTGCTCATCGTCGGCGTCGGCCTGCTCGGGGCGGTCGCCGTCGGCTCGTCCGGCGCCGACCTCGGCGAGACCCCGGTGCTGAGCCTCGGCTTCTTCGGTGTGCTGCTCGGCGCCATCCCGGTGATCACACTCGGCGTGATGACCGTCGCGTCCGAGTACGGCACGGGCATGATCCGTACGACCCTCACGGCCTGCCCCAGCCGTTCCCGCGTGCTGACCGCCAAGGCGATCGTCTTCTTCCTGCTGGCCTTCGCCATCACGCTGGTCACCACCGCCGCCGTCGGCGCGCTGCACACCGCGATGCTGGACGGCTCCGAGCCCACCGGCACGGCCTGGCTGCGCGCGACGGTCGGCGTCAGCCTCTACGTCGCGACGCTCGGCCTGCTGTCGCTCGCCATCGGCTCACTCATCCGGCACTCGGCGGGTGCGATCACCATCATGATCGGCCTGGTGCTGCTCCCGCTGGTGCTGGCGATGTTCATGTTCTCCGAGACGCTGGCCGACCTTCAGCAGGCGCTCTTCGAGTACTCGATCCCCAACCAGCTCAGCGTCTTCTACGACGCCTCCGTCACCACCTCCGGCCCCTCCGGCTGGGAGCCGCTGTGGATCCTGCTGGGCGTCACGGCCGCCGCTCTGGGCGGTGCCTTCCTCGCCCTGGAGAAGCGCGACGTGTGA
- a CDS encoding ABC transporter ATP-binding protein, protein MIELSGLTKRYGEKVAVDHLTFTVRPGVVTGFLGPNGAGKSTTMRMLLGLDNPTAGDVRIDGKHYADLKDPLKYIGALLDAKAMHGGRSAYNHLLCLAQSNGIPRSRVSEVLETVGLTSVARKRAKGFSLGMGQRLGIAGALLGDPEILMFDEPVNGLDPEGIHWIRNLMKSLASQGRTVFVSSHLMSEMALTADHLVVIGQGRLLADTSMAGFIRENSRSYVRLRSPQQERLRDVIHEAGIKTVGAANGSMEVDGVSAEQLGELAARHQLVLHELSPQQASLEEAFMQLTAESVEYHAHSGGAAGAPPGAGWGAGVRQRHEKKNGKGV, encoded by the coding sequence ATGATCGAGCTGTCGGGGCTGACGAAGCGTTACGGCGAGAAGGTGGCCGTCGACCACCTGACCTTCACCGTGCGGCCGGGCGTCGTGACCGGCTTCCTGGGCCCGAACGGGGCGGGCAAGTCGACGACCATGCGGATGCTGCTGGGCCTGGACAACCCGACGGCCGGCGACGTCCGTATCGACGGCAAGCACTACGCCGACCTCAAGGACCCGCTGAAGTACATCGGCGCGCTCCTGGACGCCAAGGCGATGCACGGCGGTCGCAGCGCGTACAACCACCTCCTCTGTCTGGCGCAGAGCAACGGCATCCCCCGCAGCCGGGTCTCCGAGGTCCTGGAGACGGTGGGCCTGACGTCGGTGGCCAGGAAGCGCGCCAAGGGCTTCTCGCTCGGCATGGGGCAGCGTCTGGGCATCGCGGGAGCGTTGTTGGGCGACCCCGAGATCCTCATGTTCGACGAGCCGGTCAACGGCCTCGATCCCGAGGGCATCCACTGGATCCGGAATCTGATGAAGTCGCTGGCGTCCCAGGGGCGTACGGTCTTCGTCTCCTCCCACCTGATGAGCGAAATGGCGCTCACCGCCGACCACTTGGTCGTGATCGGCCAGGGCAGGCTGCTCGCCGACACGTCGATGGCCGGCTTCATCCGGGAGAACTCGCGCAGTTACGTACGCCTGCGCTCCCCGCAGCAGGAGCGGCTGCGTGATGTCATCCACGAGGCGGGCATCAAGACGGTCGGCGCGGCCAACGGATCGATGGAAGTGGACGGCGTGAGCGCGGAGCAGCTCGGCGAGCTCGCCGCCCGGCACCAGCTCGTACTCCACGAGCTGAGCCCTCAGCAGGCATCGCTGGAGGAAGCCTTCATGCAGCTGACCGCCGAGTCCGTCGAGTACCACGCGCATTCGGGCGGCGCGGCGGGCGCGCCGCCCGGGGCGGGCTGGGGCGCCGGAGTGCGGCAGCGGCACGAGAAGAAGAACGGGAAGGGGGTTTGA
- the scy gene encoding polarized growth protein Scy: MERLKTEREKAVQHAEDLGYQVEVLRAKLHEARRNLASRPAYDAADIGYQAEQLLRNAQIQAEQLRTDAERELRDARAQTQRILQEHAEHQARLQAELHTEAVTRRQRLDQELSERRQTVEAHVNENVAWAEQLRARTEAQARRLLEESRAEAEQSLAAARAEAERVAQEARQRLGAEAENARAEAEAILLRARKDAERLLNAASNQAQEATTHAEQLRTSTTAESDQARRQAAELSRTAEQRMQAAETALREARAEADKVLTEAREAAAKQLTTAESVNEQRTRTAKSEIARLVAEATKDAEALKAEAEQARADARAEAERLVAEAAEKARTAAAEDSAAQLAKAARTAEEVLTKASENAKETTRKASEEAERIRREAEAEIERLRSEAAAQADQLKGAAKDDTKEYRAKTVELQEEARRLRGEAEQLRSEAVAEGERIRGEARREAVQQIEEAARTAEELLTKARGDADELRTSATTESERVRAEAIERATTLRKQAEETLERTRAEADQLRAEAEEQAQRTTTDAEEAARALREEAERAIAARQAEAAEDLTRLRTEAEQRVAAAEQALGEARAEAERLRREAGEEIERLRTEAAERVRTLQAQAETEAERLRTEAAADASQSRAEGEAVAVRLRSEASNEAERLKTEAQESADRIRSEAAAAAERVGAEAAEALAAAQEEAARRRREAEETLAAAREEAERERTQAREQSEELLASARKRVEEAQAEAQRLVQEADYRATELVAAAEQTAQQVRDAVAGLHEQAEEEIAGLRSAAEHVAERTRTEAQEEADRLRADAYEERERATEDANRLRRQAQEETDAAKALAERTVGDAITEAERLRADSSEYAQRLRTEASDALASAEQDAARSRAEAREDANRIRNEAAAQADRLIGEATGEAERMAAEAVQSLTAAGQDAARMRAEAEQIKADGEAGAERLRAEAREEGERVLDEAREAADKRRGDAASQADKLVSEASGEAERLVADANAEAERLRAEGERVRAEAREESDRILDEARKAADKRRADAAAQADQLVAEASGEAERLRAEAAEMVGSAQQAAERIRSEAQKVKADAEEAAERMRADARTEADRLLDEARQAASKRRADAAEQADQLMAKAQEEALLAATKAEEQADTMVGAARKEAERLVAESTVEGNSLVEKARTDADELLVGARRDATAIRERAEELRTRTEAEIEELHERARRETSEQMRTAGERVDKLVKAATEQQAEAEAKAKAMISEASSEAGKVRIAAVKKAEALLKEAEQKKAELVRAAERVHAEAEAEAARMVEEGRRELDVLVRRREDIQAEISRVQDVLEALESFEAPTGGGKAASNSGSGGGAVKAGAAAGSTRSGGKSSDG; encoded by the coding sequence ATGGAGCGGCTGAAAACCGAGCGGGAGAAGGCGGTTCAGCACGCCGAGGACCTCGGCTACCAGGTCGAGGTATTGCGCGCCAAGCTCCACGAGGCGCGGCGCAACCTCGCGTCCCGCCCCGCCTACGACGCGGCGGACATCGGTTACCAGGCCGAGCAGTTGCTCCGTAATGCCCAGATCCAGGCGGAGCAACTGCGCACCGACGCCGAGCGCGAACTTCGCGACGCCCGGGCGCAGACGCAGCGGATCCTCCAGGAGCACGCCGAGCACCAGGCAAGGCTCCAGGCCGAGTTGCACACGGAGGCGGTCACCCGTCGCCAGCGGCTCGACCAGGAGCTCTCCGAGCGCCGCCAGACCGTCGAGGCCCACGTCAACGAGAACGTGGCCTGGGCCGAGCAGCTCCGCGCCCGTACCGAGGCGCAGGCCCGCCGGCTCCTGGAGGAGTCCCGCGCCGAGGCCGAGCAGTCCCTGGCCGCCGCCCGCGCCGAGGCCGAGCGCGTCGCCCAGGAGGCCCGCCAGCGCCTCGGCGCCGAGGCCGAGAACGCCCGCGCCGAGGCCGAGGCGATCCTGCTGCGCGCCCGCAAGGACGCCGAGCGCCTGCTGAACGCCGCCTCCAACCAGGCGCAGGAGGCGACGACCCACGCCGAGCAGCTGCGTACGTCGACGACCGCCGAGTCCGACCAGGCACGCCGCCAGGCCGCAGAACTGAGCCGTACCGCCGAGCAGCGGATGCAGGCGGCCGAGACGGCGCTGCGCGAGGCGCGCGCCGAGGCCGACAAGGTGCTCACCGAGGCCAGGGAAGCGGCGGCCAAGCAGCTGACGACGGCCGAGTCCGTCAACGAACAGCGGACCCGTACGGCCAAGTCCGAGATCGCCCGGCTGGTCGCCGAGGCCACGAAGGACGCCGAGGCGCTCAAGGCGGAGGCCGAGCAGGCCCGCGCCGACGCCCGCGCCGAGGCGGAGCGGCTGGTCGCCGAGGCCGCCGAGAAGGCCCGTACCGCCGCCGCCGAGGATTCCGCCGCCCAGCTCGCCAAGGCGGCCCGTACCGCCGAAGAGGTCCTCACCAAGGCGTCCGAGAACGCCAAGGAGACCACCCGCAAGGCGTCCGAGGAGGCCGAGCGGATCCGCCGCGAGGCCGAGGCGGAGATCGAGCGGCTGCGCAGCGAGGCGGCGGCCCAGGCCGATCAGCTCAAGGGCGCGGCGAAGGACGACACCAAGGAGTACCGGGCCAAGACGGTCGAGCTCCAGGAGGAGGCACGCAGGCTGCGCGGCGAGGCCGAGCAGCTGCGGTCCGAGGCGGTCGCCGAGGGCGAGCGGATCCGCGGCGAGGCCCGCCGCGAGGCCGTGCAGCAGATCGAGGAGGCGGCCAGGACCGCCGAGGAGCTGCTGACCAAGGCGCGGGGCGACGCCGACGAGCTGCGTACGTCGGCCACGACCGAGAGCGAGCGCGTCCGCGCCGAGGCCATCGAGCGCGCCACGACCCTGCGCAAGCAGGCCGAGGAGACCCTGGAGCGCACCCGCGCCGAGGCCGACCAGCTGCGCGCCGAGGCCGAGGAGCAGGCGCAGCGGACCACCACCGACGCCGAGGAGGCCGCCCGCGCCCTGCGCGAGGAGGCCGAGCGCGCCATCGCCGCCCGCCAGGCCGAGGCCGCCGAGGACCTGACCCGGCTGCGCACCGAGGCCGAGCAGCGCGTCGCCGCCGCCGAGCAGGCGCTGGGCGAAGCCAGGGCCGAAGCGGAGCGGCTGCGCCGGGAGGCCGGCGAGGAGATCGAGCGGCTGCGGACCGAGGCGGCCGAGCGGGTACGTACGCTCCAGGCGCAGGCGGAGACCGAGGCCGAGCGGCTGCGGACCGAGGCGGCAGCCGATGCCTCGCAGTCGCGCGCCGAGGGCGAGGCCGTCGCCGTACGGCTGCGCAGCGAGGCGTCGAACGAGGCCGAGCGGCTCAAGACGGAGGCGCAGGAGAGCGCGGACCGGATCAGGTCGGAGGCCGCAGCCGCGGCCGAGCGCGTCGGGGCCGAGGCCGCCGAGGCACTGGCCGCCGCCCAGGAGGAGGCCGCGCGCCGCCGCCGGGAGGCCGAGGAGACGCTGGCCGCGGCCCGCGAGGAGGCCGAGCGGGAGCGTACGCAGGCCCGTGAGCAGAGCGAGGAGCTCCTCGCGTCCGCCCGCAAGCGCGTCGAGGAGGCCCAGGCCGAGGCGCAGCGCCTGGTCCAGGAGGCGGACTACCGGGCGACGGAGCTGGTCGCCGCCGCCGAGCAGACCGCGCAGCAGGTGCGGGACGCGGTGGCCGGGCTGCACGAGCAGGCCGAGGAGGAGATCGCCGGACTGCGCAGCGCCGCCGAGCACGTGGCGGAGCGCACGCGGACCGAGGCGCAGGAGGAGGCGGACCGGCTCCGCGCCGACGCCTACGAGGAGCGGGAGCGGGCCACCGAGGACGCGAACCGGCTGCGCCGGCAGGCGCAGGAGGAGACCGACGCGGCGAAGGCGCTCGCGGAGCGCACGGTCGGGGACGCGATCACGGAGGCGGAGCGGCTGCGCGCCGACTCCTCGGAGTACGCGCAGAGGCTCCGTACGGAGGCTTCCGACGCGCTGGCCTCGGCCGAGCAGGACGCCGCCCGTTCGCGGGCCGAGGCCCGCGAGGACGCCAACCGCATCCGCAACGAGGCGGCGGCGCAGGCTGACCGGCTGATCGGCGAGGCGACCGGCGAGGCCGAGCGCATGGCGGCCGAGGCGGTGCAGTCGCTGACGGCGGCCGGACAGGACGCGGCCCGGATGCGGGCCGAGGCGGAGCAGATCAAGGCGGACGGCGAGGCCGGGGCCGAGCGGCTGCGGGCCGAGGCGCGCGAAGAGGGCGAGCGGGTGCTCGACGAGGCGCGCGAGGCGGCGGACAAGCGGCGCGGCGACGCGGCGTCCCAGGCGGACAAGCTGGTCTCCGAGGCGAGCGGCGAGGCGGAGCGGCTCGTCGCCGACGCGAACGCCGAGGCCGAGCGGCTGCGCGCGGAGGGCGAGCGGGTGCGGGCCGAGGCACGCGAGGAGTCCGACCGGATCCTGGACGAGGCGCGCAAGGCGGCGGACAAGCGGCGCGCCGACGCGGCGGCGCAGGCCGACCAGCTCGTCGCCGAGGCGAGCGGCGAGGCCGAGCGGCTGCGCGCGGAGGCCGCCGAGATGGTGGGAAGCGCCCAGCAGGCGGCGGAGCGCATCAGGTCCGAGGCCCAGAAGGTCAAGGCGGACGCCGAGGAGGCGGCCGAGCGGATGCGCGCCGACGCCCGTACCGAGGCGGACCGGCTGCTCGACGAGGCCCGTCAGGCGGCGTCCAAGCGCCGCGCGGACGCGGCAGAGCAGGCCGACCAGCTGATGGCGAAGGCCCAGGAGGAGGCGCTGCTCGCCGCGACCAAGGCGGAGGAGCAGGCCGACACGATGGTCGGTGCGGCCCGCAAGGAGGCCGAGCGGCTGGTCGCGGAGTCGACCGTCGAGGGCAACTCGCTGGTGGAGAAGGCCCGTACGGACGCCGACGAGCTGCTGGTCGGTGCCCGCCGGGACGCGACCGCCATAAGGGAGCGCGCGGAGGAGCTGCGGACCCGTACCGAGGCCGAGATCGAGGAGCTGCACGAGCGGGCCCGCCGGGAGACGTCCGAGCAGATGCGGACGGCCGGCGAGCGCGTCGACAAGCTGGTGAAGGCCGCGACGGAGCAGCAGGCCGAGGCCGAGGCGAAGGCGAAGGCGATGATTTCCGAAGCGAGTTCGGAGGCGGGCAAGGTCCGTATCGCCGCGGTGAAGAAGGCCGAGGCGCTGCTCAAGGAGGCCGAGCAGAAGAAGGCCGAACTGGTACGTGCGGCCGAGCGGGTGCACGCCGAGGCCGAGGCCGAGGCGGCCCGCATGGTCGAGGAGGGCCGGCGGGAACTCGATGTGCTCGTACGCCGCCGGGAGGACATTCAGGCCGAAATCAGCCGTGTCCAGGACGTACTTGAGGCGTTGGAGTCCTTTGAGGCACCGACCGGGGGCGGCAAGGCGGCATCGAACAGCGGCTCAGGCGGGGGCGCGGTCAAAGCCGGCGCGGCAGCGGGTTCCACTCGTTCGGGTGGCAAGTCATCCGACGGTTAG
- a CDS encoding ATP/GTP-binding protein: MSPRRNRPKGGEKPAESPSGAAGDRFGLQSTESWQGEEWSVRHVAGASAAGKRYRCPGCDQEIPSGVPHLVAWPEYGGVDDRRHWHKACWNARDRRTTKVQRSRNAPRY; the protein is encoded by the coding sequence GTGTCCCCGCGTCGCAACCGCCCCAAGGGCGGCGAGAAGCCCGCCGAGTCCCCAAGTGGCGCGGCGGGAGACAGGTTCGGGCTCCAGAGCACCGAGTCGTGGCAGGGCGAGGAATGGTCGGTGCGGCACGTCGCCGGCGCGAGCGCGGCGGGCAAGCGCTACCGCTGCCCGGGCTGCGACCAGGAGATCCCGTCCGGCGTTCCGCACCTCGTGGCCTGGCCGGAGTACGGCGGTGTCGACGACCGCAGACACTGGCACAAGGCGTGCTGGAACGCGCGGGACCGCCGCACCACGAAGGTGCAGCGGTCCCGTAACGCCCCGCGCTACTGA
- a CDS encoding cellulose-binding protein has protein sequence MSDTSSPFGFELVRRGYDRGQVDDRITKLVADRDSALARITALEKRIEELHLETQNAQAQVSDAEPSYAGLGARVEKILRLAEEEAKDLREEARRAAEQHRELAESAAQQVRNDAESFSAERKAKAEDEGVRIVEKAKGDASTLRSEAQKDAQQKREEADALFEETRAKAAQAAADFETNLAKRREQSERDLASRQAKAEKRLAEIEHRAEQLRLEAEKLRTDAERRARQTVETAQRQAEDIVADANAKADRIRSESERELAALTNRRDSINAQLTNVREMLATLTGAAVAAAGAPADDEPITRGVPAQQTR, from the coding sequence ATGAGCGACACTTCCTCCCCCTTCGGCTTCGAGCTCGTGCGGCGTGGTTACGACCGCGGTCAGGTGGACGACCGCATTACCAAACTCGTCGCCGACCGTGACAGCGCTCTGGCCCGAATCACTGCTCTGGAAAAGCGCATCGAGGAACTCCACCTCGAGACGCAGAACGCCCAGGCCCAGGTGAGCGACGCAGAGCCGTCGTACGCCGGACTCGGTGCGCGCGTCGAGAAGATCCTCCGCCTCGCCGAGGAGGAGGCGAAGGACCTGCGTGAGGAGGCCCGTCGCGCCGCCGAGCAGCACCGCGAGCTGGCCGAGTCGGCCGCGCAGCAGGTGCGCAACGACGCCGAGTCGTTCTCCGCCGAGCGCAAGGCGAAGGCCGAGGACGAGGGCGTTCGTATCGTCGAGAAGGCCAAGGGTGACGCCTCTACGCTGCGCAGCGAGGCCCAGAAGGACGCGCAGCAGAAGCGTGAGGAGGCGGACGCCCTCTTCGAGGAGACCCGCGCCAAGGCCGCCCAGGCCGCCGCGGACTTCGAGACGAACCTGGCCAAGCGCCGCGAGCAGTCCGAGCGGGACCTGGCTTCGCGTCAGGCCAAGGCCGAGAAGCGTCTGGCCGAGATCGAGCACCGCGCCGAGCAGCTTCGTCTCGAGGCCGAGAAGCTGCGTACGGACGCGGAGCGCCGTGCCCGTCAGACGGTGGAGACCGCTCAGCGCCAGGCCGAGGACATCGTGGCCGACGCGAACGCCAAGGCCGACCGGATCCGCAGCGAATCGGAGCGCGAGCTGGCGGCGCTCACGAACCGCCGCGACTCCATCAACGCGCAGCTGACCAACGTCCGCGAGATGCTGGCCACGCTGACCGGTGCGGCTGTCGCCGCCGCCGGCGCCCCGGCCGACGACGAGCCGATCACCCGCGGCGTCCCGGCGCAGCAGACCCGCTAG
- the mce gene encoding methylmalonyl-CoA epimerase, translating to MLTRIDHIGIACFDLDKTIEFYRSTYGFQVYHSEVNEEQGVREAMLKINETSDGGATYLQLLEPTREDSAVGKWLAKNGEGVHHIAFGTPDVDADAADIRDKGVRVLYDEPRIGSMGSRITFLHPKDCHGVLTELVTSAPASTSEH from the coding sequence ATGCTGACGCGAATCGACCACATCGGGATCGCCTGTTTCGACCTCGACAAGACCATCGAGTTCTACCGCTCGACCTATGGCTTCCAGGTGTACCACTCGGAGGTCAACGAGGAGCAGGGCGTACGTGAGGCCATGCTCAAGATCAACGAAACGTCCGACGGCGGCGCCACCTACCTCCAGCTCCTGGAGCCCACCCGCGAGGACTCCGCGGTGGGAAAGTGGCTGGCCAAGAACGGTGAGGGGGTCCACCACATCGCCTTCGGCACCCCGGACGTGGACGCCGACGCGGCGGACATCCGGGACAAGGGTGTGCGGGTCCTCTACGACGAGCCGCGTATCGGTTCCATGGGCTCCCGCATCACGTTCCTGCACCCCAAGGACTGCCACGGAGTACTCACGGAACTGGTCACTTCGGCACCCGCCTCCACCTCCGAGCACTGA
- a CDS encoding ABC transporter permease subunit, whose translation MAATQVLKSEWTKIKSVQSTVWTLGLAAIVTIGLGVLISILSKNEFKKMSAEDKLAFDPTFVSFAGTSLGQLAMIVFGVLVVSNEYSTGMIRMSLAAVPQRGTYLFGKLTVATALALVVGMVTSFAAFFLGQAMLGDLRADISDPGVLRAVIGGGLYMTLIALFSMGVATMLRSQVLALGVLMPFFFLLAPILGNVSATKKVGQYLPDQAGSKIMQVVPPIDDEAPYGPWGGLLIMALWVAAALVGGYVLLKRRDA comes from the coding sequence ATGGCTGCCACCCAGGTACTCAAGTCGGAATGGACCAAGATCAAATCGGTTCAGTCCACTGTTTGGACACTCGGCCTTGCCGCGATCGTCACAATCGGCCTCGGCGTACTCATCAGTATTCTTTCCAAGAACGAATTCAAGAAGATGAGCGCGGAGGACAAGCTCGCCTTCGATCCGACGTTCGTGAGTTTCGCGGGCACGAGTCTTGGGCAGCTTGCAATGATCGTTTTCGGTGTTCTCGTCGTGTCGAACGAATACAGCACCGGAATGATCCGCATGTCGCTCGCCGCCGTCCCGCAGCGCGGCACCTACCTCTTCGGCAAGCTCACCGTCGCCACGGCTCTCGCGCTGGTGGTCGGCATGGTCACGAGCTTCGCCGCCTTCTTCCTCGGCCAGGCGATGCTCGGCGACCTGAGGGCGGACATCTCCGACCCCGGTGTACTGCGCGCGGTGATCGGCGGCGGTCTCTACATGACCCTGATCGCACTGTTCTCGATGGGCGTGGCCACGATGCTGCGCAGCCAGGTGCTCGCCCTCGGCGTCCTGATGCCGTTCTTCTTCCTGCTGGCGCCGATCCTGGGCAACGTCTCCGCGACCAAGAAGGTCGGCCAGTACCTCCCCGACCAGGCGGGCAGCAAGATCATGCAGGTGGTCCCGCCGATCGACGACGAGGCACCGTACGGCCCCTGGGGCGGACTGCTGATCATGGCGCTGTGGGTGGCCGCTGCGCTCGTGGGCGGTTACGTCCTGCTGAAGAGGCGGGACGCGTAG